A single genomic interval of Halomonas sp. GT harbors:
- the rpoC gene encoding DNA-directed RNA polymerase subunit beta' translates to MKDLVKVLKSQSQSEEFDAIKITLASPDMIRSWSFGEVKKPETINYRTFKPERDGLFCAKIFGPVKDYECLCGKYKRMKHRGIICEKCGVEVTKAAVRRERMGHIELASPVAHIWFLKSLPSRIGMFLDMTLRDIERVLYFESFVVIDPGMTTLERGQLLNDEQYFEALEEFGDDFDARMGAEAVQELLKDIDLEEEINHLREEIPQTNSETKIKKLSKRLKLLEAFYHSGNAPAWMVMEVLPVLPPDLRPLVPLDGGRFATSDLNDLYRRVINRNNRLKRLLDLNAPDIIVRNEKRMLQEAVDALLDNGRRGRAITGSNKRPLKSLADMIKGKQGRFRQNLLGKRVDYSGRSVITVGPTLRLHQCGLPKKMALELFKPFIYSKLQSLGYASTIKAAKKMVERELPEVWDILADVIREHPVLLNRAPTLHRLGIQAFEPLLIEGKAIQLHPLVCAAYNADFDGDQMAVHVPLTLEAQLEARALMMATNNVLSPANGEPIIVPSQDVVLGLYYMTREKINAKGEGMVFSDLNEVERAFGTQSVSLHARVKVRLDEVDVEEETGERSFHRRIYDTTVGRALLFRILPEGVPFSLIDQPMKKKAISSLINEVYRRAGLKPTVIFADQLMYTGFRLATWSGASIGVNDFVIPDAKTEIVDAAEAEVKEIEDQFSSGLVTAGEKYNKVIDIWSKANDKVAKAMMVGISKETVIDREGNEVEQDSFNSVFIMADSGARGSAAQIRQLAGMRGLMAKPDGSIIETPIVANFREGLNVLQYFISTHGARKGLADTALKTANSGYLTRRLVDVAQDLVITETDCGTENGLTLHPIIEGGDIIVPLSQRVLGRVVAIDVIDPSNDEVLIPRGTLLDEKWCASLDTMGVDEIIVRSTITCDTAHGVCASCYGRDLARGHQVNIGESVGVIAAQSIGEPGTQLTMRTFHIGGAASRSSAVDSVQVKHGGKVRLHNIKHVERADGKLVVVSRSSALAVADDHGREREYYKLPYGAELSVRDGDVVDGGAIVAKWDPHTHPIIAEVEGKAQFIDLDEGVTMHRSVDEMTGLSSIEVIESAARPMAGRDKRPMVMLKDAAGEYVSVSGSNTPVQYLLPGNSIISVDDGSTIGVGEVVARIPVEASGNKDITGGLPRVADLFEARKPKESSILAEISGVISFGKETKGKRRLTITPESGDPFEALIPKWRQIAVFEGETVEKGEVISDGPSNPHDILRLLGVAELAKYITAEVQDVYRLQGVGINDKHIEVIVRQMLRKVEISDSGDSDFITGDQAELVRVLEQNARLEKEGKFPAKYQRLLLGITKASLATESFISAASFQETTRVLTEAAVTGKRDYLRGLKENVVVGRLIPAGTGLTHHAERRRKREDVERLFNPSATEVEQELGAQLTALDSDDEL, encoded by the coding sequence ATGAAAGATTTGGTGAAAGTACTCAAATCGCAATCTCAGTCCGAAGAGTTTGACGCGATCAAGATTACCCTGGCGTCGCCGGACATGATTCGCTCCTGGTCGTTTGGCGAGGTGAAGAAGCCCGAGACCATCAACTACCGTACCTTTAAACCGGAGCGGGATGGTCTGTTCTGCGCCAAGATTTTCGGCCCAGTCAAAGACTACGAGTGTTTGTGCGGTAAGTATAAGCGCATGAAGCACCGCGGCATCATCTGTGAGAAGTGTGGCGTCGAAGTCACCAAGGCTGCCGTGCGCCGTGAGCGGATGGGCCACATTGAGCTGGCATCGCCAGTTGCTCACATTTGGTTTTTGAAGTCACTGCCGTCCCGTATCGGCATGTTCCTCGATATGACCCTGCGTGATATCGAGCGCGTGCTGTACTTCGAAAGCTTTGTCGTCATCGATCCCGGTATGACTACGCTGGAGCGTGGTCAGTTACTCAACGATGAGCAGTACTTTGAAGCGCTAGAAGAGTTCGGTGATGACTTCGACGCCCGCATGGGTGCCGAAGCTGTCCAAGAACTGCTGAAAGATATTGATCTGGAAGAAGAGATTAATCACCTGCGTGAAGAGATTCCGCAGACTAACTCTGAAACTAAGATTAAGAAGCTTTCAAAGCGCTTGAAGCTACTTGAAGCGTTCTACCACTCCGGCAACGCGCCGGCGTGGATGGTCATGGAAGTGCTGCCTGTGCTGCCGCCGGATCTTCGTCCGTTGGTACCGCTGGACGGCGGCCGCTTCGCGACTTCAGATCTGAACGACCTTTACCGTCGCGTCATCAACCGTAACAACCGCCTGAAGCGTCTGCTTGATCTTAATGCGCCGGATATTATCGTGCGCAACGAGAAGCGTATGCTGCAGGAGGCGGTGGATGCGCTGTTGGATAACGGCCGTCGTGGTCGTGCCATTACAGGTTCTAACAAGCGTCCGCTGAAATCCCTTGCCGATATGATCAAAGGTAAGCAGGGTCGTTTCCGTCAGAACTTGCTAGGTAAGCGTGTTGACTACTCTGGCCGTTCGGTTATCACCGTGGGGCCGACCTTGCGTCTGCACCAGTGTGGCTTGCCGAAGAAAATGGCACTGGAGCTGTTCAAGCCGTTTATCTACTCCAAGCTGCAGTCGTTGGGCTACGCCTCAACGATCAAAGCAGCGAAGAAGATGGTTGAGCGTGAATTGCCTGAGGTGTGGGACATCCTTGCCGATGTTATCCGCGAGCACCCGGTACTGCTTAACCGCGCACCGACGCTCCACCGTCTTGGTATCCAAGCGTTTGAGCCGCTGTTGATCGAAGGTAAAGCGATCCAGCTGCACCCGCTGGTATGTGCCGCCTACAACGCCGACTTTGACGGTGACCAGATGGCGGTACACGTACCGCTGACCCTGGAAGCCCAGCTTGAAGCGCGTGCGCTGATGATGGCCACCAATAACGTGCTGTCGCCCGCCAACGGCGAGCCGATTATCGTGCCGTCGCAAGACGTTGTTCTGGGTCTGTATTACATGACCCGCGAAAAGATCAACGCCAAGGGCGAAGGCATGGTGTTCTCTGACCTTAATGAGGTAGAGCGCGCCTTTGGTACTCAGTCAGTATCGCTGCACGCTCGCGTGAAAGTGCGTCTGGACGAAGTCGATGTCGAAGAAGAGACCGGCGAGCGTAGTTTCCATCGCCGCATCTACGACACGACGGTTGGCCGTGCGCTACTGTTCCGCATTCTGCCGGAAGGTGTGCCGTTCTCGCTAATCGATCAGCCGATGAAGAAAAAGGCGATCTCTAGCTTGATCAATGAGGTGTACCGTCGTGCGGGCTTGAAGCCGACGGTTATCTTCGCTGACCAATTGATGTACACCGGTTTCCGTTTGGCAACGTGGTCGGGCGCCTCTATCGGTGTTAACGACTTCGTTATTCCTGATGCGAAAACCGAGATTGTTGACGCTGCAGAAGCCGAAGTTAAAGAGATCGAAGATCAGTTCTCTTCTGGCCTGGTAACCGCCGGTGAGAAGTACAACAAGGTTATCGATATCTGGTCGAAGGCCAACGATAAAGTTGCCAAAGCGATGATGGTGGGTATCTCTAAAGAGACCGTTATCGATCGTGAAGGCAACGAAGTTGAGCAAGACTCGTTCAACAGCGTCTTTATCATGGCTGACTCTGGTGCGCGTGGTTCTGCCGCCCAGATCCGCCAGCTGGCGGGTATGCGTGGTTTGATGGCTAAGCCGGATGGCTCGATCATCGAAACGCCGATCGTCGCCAACTTCCGTGAAGGTCTGAACGTACTCCAGTACTTCATCTCGACCCACGGTGCTCGTAAAGGTCTTGCGGATACGGCTCTGAAAACGGCTAACTCCGGTTACCTGACCCGTCGTCTAGTTGACGTTGCCCAGGACTTGGTCATCACTGAGACCGACTGTGGCACCGAAAACGGCCTGACCCTGCACCCGATCATCGAGGGTGGCGACATCATTGTACCGCTGTCTCAGCGTGTACTTGGTCGTGTCGTTGCGATTGATGTTATTGATCCAAGTAATGATGAAGTGCTTATTCCGCGCGGCACATTGCTGGACGAAAAATGGTGTGCATCGCTAGACACCATGGGTGTCGACGAGATTATTGTTCGTTCTACCATTACTTGTGACACTGCCCACGGCGTGTGTGCCTCCTGTTACGGGCGTGACTTGGCGCGCGGCCATCAGGTCAACATTGGTGAGTCTGTCGGTGTTATCGCCGCACAGTCCATCGGTGAGCCGGGTACCCAGCTGACCATGCGTACGTTCCACATCGGTGGTGCGGCATCGCGTTCATCGGCAGTCGACAGCGTTCAGGTCAAGCATGGCGGTAAAGTGCGTCTCCACAACATCAAGCATGTAGAGCGGGCCGACGGCAAGTTGGTCGTTGTCTCTCGTTCCAGTGCACTTGCTGTTGCTGATGACCATGGCCGCGAGCGTGAGTACTACAAGCTACCTTACGGTGCCGAGCTGTCTGTTCGTGACGGTGATGTCGTTGATGGCGGTGCGATTGTCGCGAAGTGGGATCCGCACACTCACCCGATCATTGCCGAAGTAGAAGGTAAGGCGCAGTTTATCGACCTTGACGAAGGTGTCACCATGCACCGTAGCGTCGACGAAATGACTGGTCTGTCGTCTATTGAGGTTATCGAGTCGGCAGCCCGTCCGATGGCAGGCCGCGATAAGCGCCCGATGGTGATGCTGAAAGATGCTGCTGGCGAGTACGTGTCGGTGTCTGGATCGAATACGCCGGTACAGTACCTGCTGCCGGGCAACTCGATTATCTCCGTCGATGATGGCTCTACCATTGGTGTAGGTGAGGTTGTTGCACGTATTCCGGTAGAGGCGTCTGGTAACAAAGATATTACCGGTGGTCTGCCGCGTGTTGCCGACTTGTTTGAGGCGCGCAAGCCGAAAGAGTCGTCGATCTTGGCGGAAATCAGTGGTGTTATCAGCTTTGGCAAAGAGACAAAAGGTAAGCGTCGTTTGACGATTACGCCGGAATCTGGCGATCCGTTTGAAGCGTTGATCCCGAAATGGCGTCAAATCGCTGTCTTCGAGGGTGAAACCGTTGAGAAGGGTGAAGTAATCTCGGATGGTCCGAGCAACCCCCACGATATCCTGCGGTTATTGGGCGTGGCGGAACTGGCCAAATACATCACCGCCGAAGTGCAAGATGTATACCGCCTCCAGGGTGTAGGCATCAACGATAAGCATATCGAAGTCATTGTTCGCCAGATGCTGCGTAAGGTAGAGATCTCTGATTCAGGCGACTCTGACTTTATTACTGGCGATCAAGCTGAACTCGTCCGCGTGCTAGAACAGAATGCGCGTCTCGAGAAAGAAGGTAAATTCCCGGCCAAGTATCAACGCTTGCTGCTGGGTATCACTAAGGCCAGCTTGGCCACTGAGTCGTTCATTTCAGCGGCGTCGTTCCAGGAAACGACACGTGTACTGACCGAGGCAGCGGTAACCGGCAAGCGCGATTATCTGCGCGGCCTGAAAGAAAACGTGGTGGTTGGACGTCTGATTCCGGCAGGTACCGGTCTGACTCACCACGCAGAGCGTCGTCGCAAGCGCGAAGACGTTGAGCGTCTGTTCAATCCATCGGCTACCGAAGTTGAACAGGAGCTTGGTGCTCAGTTAACCGCCCTTGATTCAGATGATGAGCTGTAA
- the rpsL gene encoding 30S ribosomal protein S12, with translation MATINQLVRKPRKRPVTKSDVPALQACPQKRGVCTRVYTTTPKKPNSALRKVCRVRLTNGFEVSSYIGGEGHNLQEHSVVLIRGGRVKDLPGVRYHTVRGALDTSGVQNRKQGRSKYGTKRPKS, from the coding sequence ATGGCAACGATTAATCAGCTAGTGCGCAAGCCGCGCAAGCGCCCCGTCACTAAGAGTGACGTACCTGCGCTACAGGCATGCCCGCAAAAGCGTGGCGTTTGTACGCGCGTTTATACTACTACCCCTAAGAAGCCGAACTCGGCCTTGCGTAAGGTTTGCCGTGTGCGCCTTACCAACGGTTTCGAAGTGTCTTCTTACATCGGTGGTGAAGGTCACAACCTGCAAGAGCACTCTGTTGTTCTGATTCGCGGCGGCCGTGTAAAGGATTTGCCAGGTGTGCGTTATCACACTGTTCGTGGCGCACTTGACACCTCCGGCGTACAGAACCGTAAGCAGGGTCGTTCTAAGTACGGTACCAAGCGTCCGAAGTCCTAA
- the rpsG gene encoding 30S ribosomal protein S7, producing the protein MPRRRVVAKREILPDPKFGSERLAKFMNHLMVSGKKSIAERIVYGALDKVAERSNEEPLEIFDKALETIQPMVEVKSRRVGGATYQVPVEVRPSRRQALAMRWLVDAARRRGEKTMVQRLAGEMLDAAEGKGSAVKKREDVHRMAEANKAFSHYRF; encoded by the coding sequence ATGCCTAGAAGAAGAGTTGTAGCTAAACGCGAAATCCTGCCGGATCCTAAGTTCGGAAGTGAGCGTCTGGCGAAGTTCATGAACCACCTGATGGTCAGCGGCAAGAAGTCCATAGCTGAGCGCATCGTCTACGGTGCGTTGGACAAGGTTGCCGAGCGTAGTAATGAAGAGCCGCTGGAAATCTTCGACAAAGCGCTGGAAACCATCCAGCCGATGGTCGAAGTAAAGTCGCGCCGTGTTGGTGGTGCGACCTATCAGGTGCCGGTCGAAGTTCGTCCTTCGCGTCGCCAAGCCTTAGCAATGCGCTGGTTGGTGGACGCTGCGCGTCGCCGCGGTGAAAAAACGATGGTTCAGCGCCTGGCAGGTGAGATGCTGGATGCCGCTGAAGGCAAAGGCTCGGCTGTTAAGAAGCGTGAAGATGTGCACCGTATGGCAGAAGCCAACAAGGCCTTCTCTCACTATCGTTTCTAA
- the fusA gene encoding elongation factor G, with protein MARKTPLNRYRNIGIVAHVDAGKTTTTERVLFYTGLSHKVGEVHDGAATTDWMEQEQERGITITSAAVTTFWQGMSKQFDEHRINIIDTPGHVDFTIEVERSLRVLDGAVVVLCGSSGVQPQTETVWRQANKYEVPRMVFVNKMDRTGADFFMVVDQLKERLGANAVPIQINWGTEEDFKGVIDLIQMKAILWDEASLGMNFDLVDIPAELQETAEKYREQMIEAAAEGSEELMDKYLEGGELTVEEIKAGLRARTLANDIVLVTCGSAFKNKGVQAVLDGIIEYMPSPTEVKAIEGELDDKDGTIDTRVADDSAPFAALAFKIATDPFVGTLTFIRVYSGVLKSGDGVYNSVKQKKERVGRIVQMHANSREEIKEILAGDIAACIGLKDVTTGDTLCDIDNKIVLERMEFPDPVISVAVEPKSKADQEKMGIALGKLAQEDPSFQVKTDEETGQTIISGMGELHLDIIVDRMRREFKVEANIGKPQVAYRETIRGSVEQEGKFVRQSGGRGQYGHVWLRIEPLTGAEKGEGEDELFFKFNSEIVGGAVPKEYVPAVEKGAYEQLKNGVIAGYPMIDVKVTLFDGSFHDVDSNETAFKIASSMAVKEGARKAKAVLLEPVMKVEIVTPEEFMGDVMGDLSRRRGLVQGMDDSSAGKVIRATVPLGEMFGYATDLRSQTQGRASYSMEFAKYEEAPSSVVEAVINQNG; from the coding sequence GTGGCACGCAAGACTCCACTTAATCGTTATCGCAATATCGGTATCGTCGCTCACGTTGACGCGGGTAAAACCACGACAACTGAGCGCGTACTGTTCTATACCGGTCTTTCCCACAAAGTGGGTGAAGTACACGACGGTGCTGCGACGACAGACTGGATGGAGCAGGAGCAGGAGCGTGGTATTACTATCACCTCTGCTGCTGTAACCACCTTCTGGCAGGGTATGAGCAAGCAGTTTGACGAGCATCGTATCAATATCATTGATACGCCAGGGCACGTTGACTTCACTATCGAAGTTGAGCGTTCTCTGCGTGTTCTTGATGGTGCGGTCGTTGTGCTGTGTGGCTCTTCCGGTGTTCAGCCGCAGACTGAAACTGTATGGCGTCAGGCCAATAAGTATGAAGTTCCGCGCATGGTCTTCGTTAACAAGATGGACCGCACTGGCGCTGATTTCTTCATGGTTGTTGACCAGCTGAAGGAGCGCCTTGGCGCTAACGCTGTGCCGATCCAGATTAACTGGGGCACAGAGGAAGACTTCAAAGGCGTTATCGACCTGATTCAGATGAAGGCCATCCTGTGGGATGAGGCCAGTCTGGGTATGAATTTTGATCTTGTTGATATTCCGGCAGAGCTGCAAGAAACTGCTGAGAAATATCGCGAGCAAATGATCGAAGCTGCTGCCGAAGGCTCTGAAGAGCTGATGGACAAGTACTTGGAAGGCGGTGAGCTGACGGTTGAAGAGATCAAGGCTGGTCTTCGCGCGCGTACGTTAGCGAACGACATTGTTCTGGTTACCTGTGGTTCTGCATTTAAGAACAAGGGTGTTCAGGCAGTGCTCGACGGCATTATCGAATACATGCCTTCGCCGACTGAAGTTAAAGCGATCGAAGGTGAGCTAGACGATAAAGACGGTACCATCGATACTCGTGTAGCCGATGACAGCGCTCCATTTGCGGCGTTGGCGTTTAAGATTGCTACCGACCCCTTCGTCGGTACTTTGACCTTTATTCGCGTCTATTCGGGCGTTCTTAAATCTGGTGACGGCGTTTATAACTCCGTTAAACAGAAGAAAGAGCGTGTTGGCCGTATCGTTCAGATGCACGCCAACTCCCGCGAAGAGATTAAAGAGATTCTGGCGGGTGATATCGCGGCGTGTATCGGTCTGAAAGACGTGACCACGGGCGACACTCTGTGCGATATCGATAACAAAATTGTTCTCGAGCGTATGGAATTCCCTGACCCGGTTATCTCGGTGGCTGTTGAGCCGAAGTCGAAGGCTGATCAGGAAAAGATGGGTATCGCACTGGGTAAATTGGCCCAGGAAGATCCTTCCTTCCAGGTGAAGACCGACGAAGAGACCGGCCAGACCATCATTTCTGGTATGGGTGAGCTGCACCTCGATATTATCGTTGACCGTATGCGTCGCGAGTTCAAGGTTGAAGCCAATATCGGTAAGCCTCAGGTCGCCTATCGTGAAACTATTCGCGGCAGTGTTGAGCAGGAAGGTAAGTTTGTACGTCAGTCGGGTGGTCGTGGTCAGTATGGTCACGTTTGGCTGCGAATTGAGCCGCTGACTGGTGCAGAAAAGGGTGAAGGCGAAGACGAACTGTTCTTCAAGTTCAACTCTGAAATCGTAGGTGGTGCGGTTCCCAAGGAATACGTGCCTGCGGTTGAGAAGGGTGCCTACGAACAGCTCAAAAACGGTGTCATCGCGGGTTACCCGATGATCGACGTTAAAGTAACGCTGTTTGATGGTTCCTTCCACGACGTGGACTCTAACGAGACTGCGTTCAAGATTGCTTCTTCTATGGCAGTGAAAGAAGGTGCCAGGAAGGCCAAGGCCGTGCTGCTGGAGCCGGTGATGAAGGTCGAAATCGTGACCCCCGAAGAGTTTATGGGTGACGTCATGGGCGACCTGAGCCGTCGTCGCGGTCTGGTGCAGGGTATGGATGACTCTTCCGCAGGTAAAGTCATTCGTGCAACGGTGCCACTGGGTGAGATGTTCGGTTATGCAACCGATCTGCGCTCACAAACCCAGGGCCGCGCGAGCTACTCTATGGAGTTCGCGAAGTACGAGGAGGCGCCCTCCAGCGTCGTTGAAGCCGTCATCAATCAAAACGGTTAA
- the tuf gene encoding elongation factor Tu, with product MAKEKFERSKPHVNVGTIGHVDHGKTTLTAALTRVSAEVFGGDWREFDTIDNAPEERERGITIATSHVEYQSEERHYAHVDCPGHADYVKNMITGAAQMDGAILVCSAADGPMPQTREHILLSRQVGVPYIVVFLNKADMVDDEELLELVEMEVRELLDEYDFPGDDTPIITGSALMALNGEDENGMGTTAVANLIKALDEYIPEPERAIDQPFLMPIEDVFSISGRGTVVTGRVERGIVKAGEEVEIVGIRDTTKTIVTGVEMFRKLLDEGRAGENVGALLRGTKRDDVERGQVLAKPGTINPHTTFEAEVYVLSKEEGGRHTPFFKGYRPQFYFRTTDVTGTCELPEGVEMVMPGDNVKMVVTLIAPIAMDDGLRFAIREGGRTVGAGVVAKIIK from the coding sequence GTGGCTAAGGAAAAATTTGAACGTTCCAAACCGCACGTCAACGTCGGCACCATCGGTCACGTCGACCACGGTAAAACGACCCTGACAGCGGCCCTGACCCGTGTGTCTGCTGAGGTTTTCGGCGGCGACTGGCGTGAGTTTGATACCATCGATAACGCTCCTGAAGAGCGCGAGCGCGGTATCACCATCGCGACGTCTCACGTTGAGTATCAGTCTGAAGAGCGCCACTACGCGCACGTTGACTGCCCAGGACACGCTGACTACGTCAAGAACATGATCACCGGTGCTGCGCAGATGGACGGCGCAATCCTGGTATGTTCTGCTGCTGACGGCCCGATGCCGCAGACGCGTGAGCACATCCTGCTGTCTCGTCAGGTTGGCGTTCCGTACATCGTTGTGTTCCTGAACAAAGCGGACATGGTCGATGATGAAGAGCTGCTTGAGCTGGTTGAGATGGAAGTTCGCGAACTCCTCGACGAGTACGACTTCCCGGGTGACGACACGCCGATCATCACTGGTTCTGCGCTGATGGCTCTGAACGGTGAAGATGAGAACGGCATGGGTACTACTGCTGTTGCGAATCTGATCAAAGCTCTGGATGAGTACATCCCTGAGCCGGAGCGTGCTATCGACCAGCCGTTCCTGATGCCGATCGAAGACGTGTTCTCTATCTCTGGCCGCGGTACTGTTGTTACCGGTCGTGTAGAGCGCGGTATCGTTAAAGCAGGCGAAGAAGTGGAAATCGTGGGTATCCGCGATACCACTAAAACTATCGTTACCGGTGTTGAAATGTTCCGTAAGCTGCTCGACGAAGGTCGTGCAGGTGAGAACGTTGGCGCCCTGCTGCGTGGTACTAAGCGTGATGACGTCGAGCGTGGCCAGGTTCTGGCTAAGCCGGGCACCATCAACCCGCACACTACCTTCGAAGCAGAAGTTTACGTACTGTCCAAAGAAGAAGGTGGTCGTCACACGCCTTTCTTCAAGGGCTACCGTCCCCAGTTCTACTTCCGTACCACTGATGTAACGGGTACTTGTGAACTGCCGGAAGGTGTTGAAATGGTAATGCCGGGCGACAACGTTAAGATGGTTGTTACCCTGATCGCTCCGATCGCTATGGACGACGGTCTGCGCTTCGCAATTCGCGAAGGTGGTCGTACCGTTGGTGCTGGCGTTGTTGCAAAAATCATCAAGTAA